Proteins co-encoded in one Bacteroidales bacterium genomic window:
- a CDS encoding SRPBCC family protein: MANNSVSLHRVLKASPEKIYRAFTDANAMASWIPPNGFLCIVHSMDVKNGGNYRMSFINFSTGNGHSFGGTYIELKPNEFIKYTDKFEDPNLPGEMTTSVWLKKVICGTELKIIQECIPPAIPTEMCYLGWQESLDKLKKLVEPEIPDA, encoded by the coding sequence ATGGCAAACAACAGCGTATCCTTACACAGAGTGCTTAAAGCATCTCCCGAAAAAATTTATCGAGCTTTTACGGATGCAAATGCCATGGCGTCATGGATTCCGCCCAATGGTTTTTTATGTATCGTTCATAGCATGGATGTAAAAAATGGCGGTAACTACCGCATGTCTTTTATCAATTTTTCTACTGGTAACGGACATTCATTTGGCGGAACATACATAGAATTGAAACCGAATGAATTTATTAAATATACTGACAAATTTGAAGACCCGAATTTGCCTGGGGAAATGACCACTTCCGTATGGCTTAAAAAGGTCATTTGCGGTACAGAACTTAAAATCATTCAAGAATGTATTCCTCCTGCTATACCTACAGAAATGTGTTATTTAGGATGGCAAGAATCTTTAGACAAATTGAAAAAACTAGTTGAGCCAGAAATTCCCGATGCTTAA
- a CDS encoding VOC family protein: MAKTNIYLNFQGNAEEAFNCYKSVFKTEWAAPIMRMGDIPQQDGMPKLSDTEKKMVMHVSLPILGGINIMGTDMLESMGHKLKIGNNTTISLEPDTKEEADRIYNALSTGATECVAPHDEFWGYWGVCLDRFGIRWMFNVPKQPFNK, translated from the coding sequence ATGGCAAAAACAAATATATACTTGAACTTTCAAGGCAACGCAGAAGAAGCGTTTAACTGCTACAAATCAGTTTTCAAAACAGAATGGGCTGCACCCATCATGCGGATGGGAGACATCCCTCAACAAGACGGAATGCCAAAACTTTCTGATACCGAAAAAAAAATGGTAATGCATGTATCGCTTCCCATTTTAGGAGGTATAAACATTATGGGAACTGATATGCTTGAGAGTATGGGACACAAACTTAAAATCGGCAACAATACAACAATTAGTTTAGAACCCGACACGAAAGAAGAAGCCGACAGAATATACAACGCACTTTCCACAGGAGCGACAGAATGTGTAGCACCACATGATGAGTTCTGGGGTTACTGGGGTGTATGCCTTGACAGGTTCGGCATTCGATGGATGTTCAATGTTCCGAAGCAACCATTTAATAAATAA